Part of the Actinomyces howellii genome, GACGACGAGCGTGGTCGCCCTCGCCCCGGCCGCCGTGCGTCCCTACGGCTCCTGGTTCGACGACGCCGTCGACGCGCTCATCGAGGACCTCACCGAGGCCGGTGTCGACCCGGCCCGAGCCATCGAGAAGGTCGTCGTCGAGCACGAGCAGCTCACCCTGTTCATCACCCGCGAGCACCTGCTCGACGTCGTGCGGCCCCTGCGGGACGACCAGGACCTGCGCTTCGAGCTGTGCCTGGGGGTGACCGGGGTGCACTACCCCGGCGACGTCGGGCGCGAGCTCCACGCCTGCTTCGAGTTCCTGTCCCTGACCCACGGCTCGCGCGCCATCCGCCTGGAGGTCACCTGCCCCGAGTCCGACCCGCACGTCCCCTCGATCGTGTCGGTCTACCCCGGCGACGACTGGCACGAGAGGGAGGCGTGGGACCTCATGGGCATCGTCTTCGACGGGCACCCCCACCTCACCCGCTCGGCCATGCCCGACGACTGGGTGGGCCACCCCCAGCGCAAGGACTACCCCCTCGGCGGCATCCCCGTCGAGTACCGGGGCGCCTCGACCGCCCCCGCCGACTCCCGGAGGTCGTACCGCTGATGAGCACCGCGAGCACGAACGCGGCCTTCGCGGCCGCAGGCCCGGCCACCGACGCGCTGGCCGACGGCGCCGAGCAGTTCACCGCCCACGGCGGGGACTGGGACGAGGTGGTCGCCCGCATCGCCGCCCGGGACGAGGCCGACCGCCTCGAGCACGACCGCATCGTGGTCAACATGGGGCCGGTCCACCCCTCGA contains:
- a CDS encoding NADH-quinone oxidoreductase subunit C — protein: MSENTAEDGAPTEAAELAVPAVPEVAGQPVRPELRLEVVSAHTGHFGAPDSGDTTGYGGTTSVVALAPAAVRPYGSWFDDAVDALIEDLTEAGVDPARAIEKVVVEHEQLTLFITREHLLDVVRPLRDDQDLRFELCLGVTGVHYPGDVGRELHACFEFLSLTHGSRAIRLEVTCPESDPHVPSIVSVYPGDDWHEREAWDLMGIVFDGHPHLTRSAMPDDWVGHPQRKDYPLGGIPVEYRGASTAPADSRRSYR